In the genome of Arctopsyche grandis isolate Sample6627 chromosome 13, ASM5162203v2, whole genome shotgun sequence, the window taatgtacaagAATAATATGAAAAGGTACATTGTTACTCtgaaatcaatttattataaatgaaaatttaattttgaaaattccgtctctatttaaaaaatatatatacgaaaaCAAAAATTCTAAAACCTAAAACcacaatatttaattgaattttataagctaattttattttgtcatCATTATACGGATCCTCTATTTtgtaaactttattttttaataacaaaactGTAAAAGTTAAGTAACAAATGGGAAAGTTTCAAACGGACTGAAAACTGTACGAATTTAagctcaatcgtttgcgaagtgaaacataaaaaagccttgtaaaaagaagCAAAACAAAAGGGatacaaaatattgtaattctttcctgaataatatttaatttttaagtttactAGTAAGTGTAAAACGATGAGATTGATTTCACATTACTATTGACTTCGTGGTCGCAATCTAATGAATTAAAACAAcgattaatattattatgtttatttagtAAATATACACAAGTGGCTATACCGAGTGTTAAAATCGTTTTAAATAGaataacataaattatattatatttaaaagtgaatATAGATATAAGAAACGATGGTGTTAAGTGCATGGCGGAGCTTTTTGTTGCAAGCGGTGGTGGCCACGTGCGCTGAAAGCGCGTCGAGCTTTTACAATCCATACAATACGAACTTTTTGCGTGGTTTTGCCGTACATCCGGTATACGACGACACCGGTTCCGGTTACATTGAATGTGGCACCAGAACTGTGGCATTCGAACCCAGGAGGACCGGAAAGATCGTCGGCGGAAGCGAAAGTCCCTATGGCGCCTACCCTTGGCAGGTTGGTTTGTATTTCGAGAAAGTTTTGTCAATACCTATCAATATCAACAGgctaaaatgttttatattatatgaacatatattcaGTGCCATTATTACCTTTTTATAAGCCCTATGTAAGGTTTTAATTTTGTACACCTTgttttttttgatgaaaattattataacaCTTGCAGTTTTTAGACAACtacaaaaaaaactattatggaatataaaattttatctagaatgagtaataaataaaaaaaggcaaTTGTTTTATCAATGCCTTCTTGAGTAATCTTTCATTCTGGGTCCTGTGCCTGTGCACCTGTTGCACCTGGTTTTTTacggcatacatatataaagtcataTGTACTGTAATTATCTCACCTTTTATGTAcaaattacgtatgtatgtatgtatgtatgtaccgatGTGGCataattagaataaaataatattatttttaatcatttctaaaataaaatgctttttaaatatgtactttcttgggattattttatttatttatttaattgtttaccaTGGTGATATAGCATTTAATATTTTGAGGaatttaatgttttacatatgttaaattaaatgataaattttcagGTTGAAATCAAAATGGTTGAAGCTGAGAGCAGAACGTTTGAACACCATTGTGGAGGAGCAGTTGTTGGACCCAAAACTGTAGTCACTGCCGCTCATTGTTTCGATAAGGTgactaaaatatttgatttcctCAAGGCAAagtttaaaaatgaatgttCACCCCAACAGAATCAATTAATTagttaaagaaaaaataaaggaatatgtaaaaattattaaaaaaaaaaaaaaaacattataataaaataatgtaaacatTCAGATTTTAAATTATGCAGCGTAGAAAGTTATATGGACTATTACAAAATATGTTATTTATGTGTTGATcacttgtttatattatttttttcggaaTAGATTGtgcaaaaaatcatatatagcgaataaataaatatcacagaAATAAACGGACTAAagtgctatttatttatttatataattttagctatttatctaatttaaaaatacattcttaattacttaatcttaaaatttcatatatactaaatttatatgcactgtccttcacagaggtgtctcttcgcacttCGCGAGAATGCAAtcacggtcttagaagacctgaagcactcaggaagggcattgtacatgagcacaacTGTGTGAAAAATGACCAtcagctgtcttctttttccttactctacctacaactaaattcttcttatttctagtataataattatggatatcactattttttattgtataatccttaaaatacttaggtaataacttatgatctaacttataaacaaaagacaaaactaatatttaaactatttctaatactcatccatcccaattcatctaacatacttctaatactttttaatctaccaatattcaaaatacctctcatagctttattttgtaatttttgtatttttcctaaatcttggccattcaacatgttaagagggctggacaccaaacgccttgtccatacaaacgtattagacttctcccttcctcaattatggcactagagaaattattttttaatatgctatggatatctaccattgggttgcgtctatcgttttatttttttgattagttattttttatatgagctaggagccgccaaatatcaataaaatcgcctcttttttacacccacgaaaagagtccagcgtgcttatttaacagtcgatttcaaaaaaaatacgcacatagttgcacagaaaatatctttctcataccgatgatgaattttttttaaaaattggtccagtttcggaggagaaaataggagaatacgaaacctcgattttgtcaatttaaaatacgttttatctggtcgaaacgcaactgtcgcattcactcaatatatatatattgatatatattgtcgcattcactcaatatatacattcactcaatatatatatcgaagaatggagcggcaacaaaattaaggtttcgggtgtacagccctcttaagtacagtggcacaataaacaaCGTGTGGCAAGACAaagtgtattgaaaaaaaatctttctcTTAGTATCTGTtggttttaattgaaatttctatTTATTTCAGCATCCACTAAGAGTGGAAGACTATCGTGTGGTTACAGGCGATCACATATTGAGAGTACGGGATCCACACGAGCACAGTTTCAGAATCAGGCAAATTGTAGTACATCCTGATTTCAGAAAGAGTAtgatatgttatatattatattagcgaagttcaattgtttgattttatttaaaattctttgttCACATTACAGCTGGGCCTCATAGCAATGATATAGCTTTAGTGAGCATAGGAGTTGGACCTGAAGGTATTCCATTTTCATCACATGTGAGACCAATCTGTTTGCCTAAAGGACCACCTCCCGCTGGTCCATGTGCGGTAACAGGATGGGGATCCCTCAATGGTAATTTCTAttatatctttaaaaaataatttaatattcatgatAAAGTGTATACTCATaggttttgaatttattatagaGGATATAGAAACATTAGCTCCGGTATTGAGAGCTGCTGCTGTACCATTGGTAGACATTGAAACGTGTAGAATGTTGGGCATATATGGAGGCAGACAACAACCTATATTAGATACTATGCTATGTGCAGGTATTTCatagtttatatatacatataatatatctaataattgtttatatttcaattatgtttattttaaaggTGTACTGCAGGGTGGTATAGATGCTTGCGGTGGAGATTCTGGAGGTCCACTTGCTTGTGAAAGAAATGGCAAGTTCGAATTGACTGGCTTGGTTTCGTGGGGTGATGGCTGTGGGAAAAAAAATAGACCCGGTGTTTACACCAAAGTCTACTCTTTCATTAGTTGGATAAAAGATACTATTAGGGGGATGGgcgaataaattttaattaatgaatatGGTGCGTATTAAACTCTATGATGTTTAATACATagatagttttaatttaaacattataaTTTATCAATACCAAAGTGATATGTGCCAGAATGACAATTTTGGATTAatgttatatgttatatgtcaCTCGTGTGTGGATTGTTATTCTACATTCTCAATGTATGAATCggtctaatgtacatatataaatctacaTCCCCGCACTAAAAATGTTCCtttaataaaatttcgtatAGATTAAGTTAGTTAATATGTAGAAAATGAAACATTAAACGATCAGACATTTTTATGAAAGAATTGTTTAATACAGTACAAAATAACGGCATTATTTTTCCATTGaaattgtatttgaaaaatcaccattaaaataaaagtcaatttGATAAGGTGTTGTTTTatacagtatttttttattaataaaataaatttgcatacattttatagttacataaataataataatacagaaTAAAATCACTTTTTAGTGTCATTACAGTATTTTCATTGTTCGATATAAAAAGTACTAACCTATAGTTTTTTAtcattaataaacataaaatgacCAGATGGTCATCATTCTTTTACGTgtgaatacaatatttatattctctaaagtacaataaataaattgttatatgagcaaatgttcaaatatttatttaacaaatcaaCCGATACTAACAcaatttttgacatacatatatgtaattatataaaattagttttaaaataatgaaaaatgctATGGATCAAATATCATACTGAGGTATCAGTTTAGATACggccaatattttatttataatttaaatttcaacgaaaaatgttgatatattgaataaaaactgTCATTCAACTCCCTTGCATGTGTATTTATAATGcatcaacaatataaaaatgtttttttaaattaataataattatatacattaacATAAGACTTTTTGTTTAATTGCATAATCGAACAACCCGTACGATCGCATtattaatttactttattttaatctaaCACGTTATATTTCAATCGAAGATACCACAGTTTTGGTTGGTGTAATTATTGTCGAACTCTCATTCTTGAAAATGTAGTTGTAA includes:
- the LOC143921621 gene encoding serine protease 33-like; its protein translation is MVLSAWRSFLLQAVVATCAESASSFYNPYNTNFLRGFAVHPVYDDTGSGYIECGTRTVAFEPRRTGKIVGGSESPYGAYPWQVEIKMVEAESRTFEHHCGGAVVGPKTVVTAAHCFDKHPLRVEDYRVVTGDHILRVRDPHEHSFRIRQIVVHPDFRKTGPHSNDIALVSIGVGPEGIPFSSHVRPICLPKGPPPAGPCAVTGWGSLNEDIETLAPVLRAAAVPLVDIETCRMLGIYGGRQQPILDTMLCAGVLQGGIDACGGDSGGPLACERNGKFELTGLVSWGDGCGKKNRPGVYTKVYSFISWIKDTIRGMGE